The Campylobacter concisus sequence ATTTGAAAGCTCTATCGTGGCCTCTGTTGGGTGGGTAAAGAGGTTGTGTTTCATGCCGATCACCTCTTGATATGCGCCAACTAGGAAAAATCCCAAGAAATAATCCTCCTTCTCCACGTCCACGTCGTGCAAAAGTAGTGGGTTTTTCTCGTCATCATAGCTGATCTCGCCGTCGCTATCGCAGGTGATATCCCAGATCGAAGCCGGCAGGGTAGGGCGCTCATCAAGCCTATCAAGCGGCATGATAGGAAAATTTTGCTTTAGCCCCCAAAAGTCAGGCAAGCTTTGAAAAATAGAGAAATTTAGCAAGTACCTCTCTTGCACTTCTTTTTGAATTTTGGCCAGATCGCTTGAGTTGCTCTTATTGCCAAGCATCACGACAGCTTTTTTGCTAATGAGCCTTAAAAGCACCTCAGCGTTTGATCTATCTTGAAGATCAACATATCCAAGGTCAAAAAGTGTTAAAACGCTCTCTGTGTGATGGATAGCGTCGTGTAGGTACTCTAGGGCGTTTGAAGGCTTGATTGATTTATAAAGATCGACTAGCTCGGTTATTAAATTTGGATTATTTTTCTTTAAATTTAGCTTTTCTTCGGTGTATTCTTGAGAAAATAGCTCAAGTACAGGGGCGACTAAAAGTGCGTGAGAAGCGGCGATGTAGCGACCTGACTCTATGAAAATATCTGGCTCGATCTCTTTTTTTTGCTCGCTTATGGTTTTAAGCATATAAACAACGTCGTTTGCATATTCGTTTAGTGTGTAGTTTCTGCTGCTTTCTTCTTTAAACTGCGAGTATTCTATCGCAAGTCCTCCACCTAAATTTATAGCTTTTAAATTTGAGGCGCCCATTTTTCTAAGCTCAGCGTAGATGTTGCCAGCCTCGATGAGTGCTTTTTTGAGCGGGTGGATCTCGCTTATTTGAGAGCCAATGTGAAAGTGTATCATCGTGAAATTTTCAAGTAAATTTGCCTTTTTTAGCATCTTTACAGCTTCTATTAGCTCTGTTGATGTTAGGCCAAATTTAGAGTGTATGCCACCACTCTTTGCCCAGAGCCCCGATCCTGTCGAGTGCAGTCTTACTCTAAGTCCGATCTTTGGTTTTGGTTTAAAGCGCTCTTTTGCGATGGCGATTATCGCTTCAAGCTCGTTTAAGCCCTCGATCGTTAGCGTAATGTTGTGTCCCATTTCAGCGGCGATGAAGCCTATATTTATCATCTCTTTATCTTTAAAACCATTTACGGTTATGGGAGCTTTTTCATTATTGTAAGCCATTGTTAAAAGTAGCTCAGCTTTACTGCCAGCTTCAAGACCGTAATTATAGGGCTTGCCAAGGCGGACTAAATTTTTTACAAAGCCAGGATATTGATTTACTTTAAGTGGAAAAACAGCGTTAAAGCTGCCTTTATAGGCAAACTCTTTCTTTGCCTTTGCAAAGCTTGCGTGGATCTGCTCGATCTGTTTTTGGATAAGGTGCGGAAAACGAAGCAGCAGTGGCCCTCTATATCCGTCGTCTCTTATCTCTTTTACGATGTCTATGATCGCTGGTTTGCTGGCTGCATTTATACAGACTTTGCCATCTTCTATCACAAAATTTGAATTGCCCCAAATGC is a genomic window containing:
- the speA gene encoding biosynthetic arginine decarboxylase → MNDFGLSIWGNSNFVIEDGKVCINAASKPAIIDIVKEIRDDGYRGPLLLRFPHLIQKQIEQIHASFAKAKKEFAYKGSFNAVFPLKVNQYPGFVKNLVRLGKPYNYGLEAGSKAELLLTMAYNNEKAPITVNGFKDKEMINIGFIAAEMGHNITLTIEGLNELEAIIAIAKERFKPKPKIGLRVRLHSTGSGLWAKSGGIHSKFGLTSTELIEAVKMLKKANLLENFTMIHFHIGSQISEIHPLKKALIEAGNIYAELRKMGASNLKAINLGGGLAIEYSQFKEESSRNYTLNEYANDVVYMLKTISEQKKEIEPDIFIESGRYIAASHALLVAPVLELFSQEYTEEKLNLKKNNPNLITELVDLYKSIKPSNALEYLHDAIHHTESVLTLFDLGYVDLQDRSNAEVLLRLISKKAVVMLGNKSNSSDLAKIQKEVQERYLLNFSIFQSLPDFWGLKQNFPIMPLDRLDERPTLPASIWDITCDSDGEISYDDEKNPLLLHDVDVEKEDYFLGFFLVGAYQEVIGMKHNLFTHPTEATIELSNDGYKITNLLESQSILDIMEDMDYDIYEIQDTLNERLVKSTLINETQKKQILGELYLFLNDNSYLKTIN